The Chitinophaga flava genome has a segment encoding these proteins:
- a CDS encoding class I SAM-dependent methyltransferase: MSLEHHKNATLRFQQQVDNSRDYVVPFIQLEFPQMEGLRVMEVGCGEGGVLTPLLEKGCNCVGVDLAPARIELAKSFLQQYVDAGQLKLIARNIYDVDFLGEFRHSFDVIILKDAIEHIPDQEKIIGHLKQLLTPRGQVYFGFPPWYMPHGGHQQICHNKFLSMVPYIHLLPTPVYRGVLRLFGEEDDIVQDLMEVKSTGISIERFERIVKRQGYKITQRRFYLINPIYKYKFGVSAREQWKPVAAIPFIRNFVTTCMYYMIKPQ; this comes from the coding sequence ATGTCATTAGAACACCATAAGAACGCCACACTCCGTTTTCAGCAGCAGGTAGACAACTCGCGCGACTATGTAGTGCCTTTTATCCAGCTGGAATTTCCACAGATGGAGGGCCTGCGCGTAATGGAGGTAGGCTGCGGAGAAGGCGGCGTACTCACACCATTGCTGGAAAAAGGATGCAACTGTGTGGGAGTAGATCTTGCACCGGCAAGGATAGAACTAGCCAAAAGTTTCCTGCAGCAGTATGTAGATGCCGGCCAGCTGAAATTAATTGCCAGGAATATTTACGATGTTGATTTTCTGGGAGAATTCCGTCATTCTTTTGATGTGATCATCCTCAAAGATGCCATTGAACATATTCCCGACCAGGAGAAAATTATCGGCCACCTGAAGCAGCTGCTCACGCCCCGCGGGCAGGTGTACTTTGGTTTTCCACCCTGGTACATGCCACATGGCGGCCACCAGCAGATCTGCCACAACAAGTTCCTGAGTATGGTGCCCTACATACACCTGCTTCCTACACCGGTTTACCGGGGTGTTTTGCGGTTATTTGGAGAAGAAGACGATATCGTACAGGACCTGATGGAAGTAAAATCTACCGGCATCTCCATCGAGCGTTTCGAGAGAATTGTAAAACGCCAGGGCTATAAGATCACCCAACGCAGATTTTACCTGATCAATCCCATCTATAAATACAAATTCGGCGTAAGTGCCCGTGAGCAATGGAAACCTGTTGCGGCTATTCCTTTTATCCGCAATTTTGTGACCACCTGCATGTATTATATGATCAAGCCACAATAG
- the truB gene encoding tRNA pseudouridine(55) synthase TruB: MQTTDKMNYQEGAVILVNKPLTWTSFDVVRKIRNLTKAKIGHAGTLDPLATGLLICCTGKMTKKINEYQAQEKEYTGSFTLGATTPTFDMESEPENFKDISAIDETALKAATQGFMGEIMQLPPIHSAIKQNGKPIYLLARKGVDVKVEPRRITISEFEITKIELPVVHFRVVCSTGTYIRSLANDYGATLGCGAYLSGLCRTRIGDFKLEHAVDMETFIAANSIPKTDNQ; encoded by the coding sequence ATGCAAACGACAGACAAGATGAATTACCAGGAAGGAGCTGTCATCCTGGTCAATAAACCGCTGACATGGACTTCCTTTGATGTGGTACGTAAAATAAGAAATTTAACCAAGGCTAAAATAGGGCATGCCGGTACGCTGGACCCACTGGCAACAGGTCTGCTGATCTGCTGTACTGGTAAAATGACCAAAAAAATCAACGAATACCAGGCACAGGAGAAGGAATATACCGGCAGCTTCACACTGGGCGCTACTACGCCCACTTTCGATATGGAATCGGAGCCGGAGAACTTTAAAGATATCAGTGCTATAGATGAGACCGCCTTAAAAGCCGCTACGCAGGGTTTTATGGGTGAAATCATGCAGTTGCCACCGATACACTCCGCTATCAAACAGAATGGTAAACCTATCTACCTGCTGGCCAGAAAAGGAGTGGATGTAAAAGTAGAACCCCGCAGGATCACTATTTCCGAATTCGAGATCACCAAAATAGAACTACCTGTTGTACACTTCCGGGTAGTATGCAGCACGGGCACGTATATACGTTCTCTTGCCAACGACTACGGCGCAACACTGGGCTGCGGTGCATACCTGAGTGGTTTATGCCGTACCCGTATCGGTGATTTTAAGCTGGAACATGCGGTAGATATGGAAACATTTATCGCTGCCAACAGCATCCCTAAAACGGATAACCAATAG
- a CDS encoding TrmH family RNA methyltransferase, with protein MLSKAQIKYIQSLQHKKNRQKSSQYIAEGDKIVQELLQAGMPVKAVYATGSWLEQHKSLLTGLPADAVKEVDNMVLKQLSALTTPNNAMALLDMPPADNSLPAEGTVVLALEAIQDPGNMGTLIRIADWFGIRQIICSPDCVDVYNPKTIQATMGSIARVQLKEQDIPTLLQQSKLPSYAATLHGKDITGFQAIKEGIILIGNEGRGLSDTVISLATHRITIPRLGGAESLNAAVAAGIICGRLLI; from the coding sequence ATGTTGTCAAAGGCGCAAATTAAATATATTCAATCATTACAGCACAAAAAAAACCGTCAAAAATCCAGCCAGTATATTGCGGAGGGTGACAAGATCGTACAGGAACTGCTACAGGCGGGCATGCCCGTAAAGGCGGTATATGCCACCGGCTCGTGGCTGGAGCAGCATAAAAGTCTGCTGACTGGTTTGCCGGCAGATGCAGTAAAGGAAGTGGATAATATGGTCCTGAAACAACTGTCTGCACTCACCACCCCCAATAATGCCATGGCTCTGCTGGATATGCCACCTGCAGATAACAGCCTTCCTGCGGAAGGTACCGTGGTGCTGGCCCTCGAAGCGATCCAGGACCCGGGGAATATGGGTACACTTATTCGTATAGCCGATTGGTTTGGCATCCGTCAGATCATCTGTTCGCCGGATTGTGTGGACGTTTATAACCCTAAAACCATTCAGGCTACTATGGGCAGCATCGCCCGGGTACAGCTGAAAGAACAGGATATCCCCACACTGCTGCAACAGAGTAAACTGCCTTCTTATGCCGCTACACTGCACGGAAAGGATATTACTGGTTTCCAGGCAATCAAAGAAGGTATTATCCTGATTGGTAATGAAGGCAGAGGATTATCCGATACAGTGATATCTCTGGCCACCCACCGGATCACCATCCCCCGTTTGGGAGGGGCCGAATCCCTTAATGCCGCCGTGGCCGCCGGTATCATCTGCGGCAGATTACTGATTTAA
- the tamL gene encoding translocation and assembly module lipoprotein TamL: MLRYLLLLAVILTLGACSNTKYLQKDQSLYISSKVEVHGEILNAEKQDIRSSLSSKSLMTQQPNKKLLNTRIKVFLYNQKYNEKKSNWFWNLVLSKRNLEAPVVYDSAKTRESISRMTSYLHNQGFFYASVDASSKEKRHKTSVTYTVNTGRNFVLDKITYDVPDSNILAIVKAHEKLSLIQKGIAYKAATLSSERERLTRVIRDAGYYKFGRDAIEFTVDTLNKALFRNSLNPFEGFVNIFNENKGREKPTMDVEIHVKNPEDSANATWQLYHISSIYAYPDFPLNGNANDSTLKEDKRKYITIRSHQDILKPKILSKSILLRPGETYSLQQYNNTVNKLYDLGVWQFVTLQYKENKDTARALDAYLFLTPRRRQELGVNFEVSNSSDYTLGSGVSLNYRHINLSKSATQLSMSLNTGIELVKQPSEWVLQSREFGGEIGLTWPRFALPFNIRQAPRSNVKTRLTLGANYLSRIQKFDITSINLTYGYDWNESAYKRWIVRPFILNYVGVNLNPEFRDTTVNKNPYLKRSFEPALIGGESVSFIFSNNDLLHPRHYSYFRINIEESGLWLNGINSLVDAVTGKRSNVESLTRVTISNFVKTEADYRHYWRLNNHSGLATRLYAGIGIPYSYSSVLPYVRQFTAGGPNSIRAFRLRTLGPGSFKDTSTSAQIFPDQTGDMKLEGNIEYRFDLLRMFGGTVNLKGATFLDMGNIWMINKDSTRPGSEFRFDKLYKDLAIGTGVGLRLDFSFFLIRLDWGIPVKVPYNTNNKNGWYLSEWDLSSSQWRRNNIIWNLAIGYPF; the protein is encoded by the coding sequence ATGCTGAGATATTTGCTGCTACTGGCTGTAATACTCACTTTGGGCGCATGCTCCAACACTAAATACCTGCAAAAGGACCAGTCTTTATATATCAGCAGCAAAGTAGAGGTGCATGGTGAAATCCTCAACGCCGAAAAACAGGATATCCGCAGCTCTCTATCTTCCAAATCGCTGATGACCCAACAGCCCAACAAAAAATTACTTAACACCCGCATCAAGGTATTCCTGTATAATCAGAAGTATAACGAGAAAAAATCCAACTGGTTCTGGAACCTGGTACTCTCCAAAAGAAACCTGGAAGCACCAGTGGTTTATGATTCTGCCAAAACAAGAGAGTCCATTTCCCGGATGACCAGCTACCTGCACAACCAGGGATTTTTCTATGCTTCCGTTGATGCCTCCTCCAAAGAAAAAAGACATAAAACCAGTGTCACTTATACCGTAAATACCGGCCGCAACTTTGTACTCGACAAGATCACGTACGATGTGCCGGACTCCAATATCCTCGCTATTGTTAAGGCTCATGAGAAACTGTCCCTGATACAAAAAGGGATTGCCTATAAAGCAGCCACCCTTTCGTCTGAAAGGGAACGCCTTACCCGTGTCATCAGAGATGCCGGTTATTATAAGTTTGGCCGCGATGCGATTGAGTTTACAGTGGATACCCTCAACAAGGCCCTCTTCCGCAACAGCCTCAACCCATTTGAAGGTTTTGTCAATATCTTCAATGAAAACAAAGGCCGCGAAAAACCCACTATGGACGTGGAAATCCACGTCAAAAACCCGGAAGATTCCGCCAACGCCACCTGGCAGCTTTATCATATCAGCAGTATTTATGCCTACCCCGACTTTCCACTCAATGGCAACGCCAATGACAGCACCCTCAAAGAAGATAAACGCAAATACATTACCATACGCTCTCACCAGGATATTCTCAAACCTAAAATATTATCCAAGTCTATCCTGCTCCGGCCGGGTGAAACATATTCATTACAACAGTATAACAATACGGTCAACAAACTCTATGACCTCGGTGTATGGCAGTTTGTGACCCTGCAATACAAGGAAAACAAAGATACCGCCAGGGCCCTCGATGCTTACCTCTTCCTCACTCCCCGCCGCCGTCAGGAACTTGGGGTCAACTTTGAGGTGAGTAACAGTTCCGACTATACGCTGGGCTCCGGTGTAAGCCTCAACTACCGGCACATCAACCTGAGCAAAAGCGCTACCCAGCTGAGTATGAGCCTCAATACCGGCATCGAACTGGTAAAACAACCCAGTGAATGGGTATTGCAATCCAGAGAATTTGGTGGAGAGATAGGCCTTACCTGGCCCCGCTTTGCCCTGCCTTTTAATATCCGGCAGGCTCCCAGGTCCAACGTAAAAACCAGGCTTACCCTGGGCGCCAACTACCTGTCCCGTATACAAAAGTTCGATATCACCAGCATCAACCTCACCTATGGTTATGACTGGAATGAAAGTGCATATAAACGCTGGATTGTAAGACCTTTCATCCTGAACTATGTAGGTGTGAACCTCAATCCGGAGTTCAGAGATACAACGGTAAACAAAAACCCTTACCTCAAACGTAGTTTTGAGCCGGCACTCATCGGCGGCGAAAGTGTTTCATTTATTTTCAGCAACAATGATCTGCTGCATCCGCGGCATTACAGCTATTTCAGAATAAACATTGAAGAATCAGGGTTATGGCTGAATGGGATCAACAGCCTGGTAGATGCGGTCACTGGTAAAAGATCCAATGTGGAATCCCTCACCCGGGTAACCATTTCAAACTTTGTGAAGACGGAAGCAGACTACCGCCATTACTGGAGACTGAACAACCACAGCGGACTGGCCACCAGGCTGTATGCGGGTATCGGTATTCCTTACAGTTACTCTTCTGTATTACCTTATGTAAGACAGTTCACCGCTGGCGGCCCTAATAGCATCCGTGCATTCCGCCTGCGTACCCTGGGCCCCGGCTCTTTTAAAGATACTTCCACCAGTGCCCAGATATTCCCTGATCAAACCGGAGATATGAAACTGGAAGGTAACATAGAATACCGCTTCGACCTGCTACGCATGTTTGGCGGTACTGTCAACCTTAAAGGCGCTACCTTCCTGGATATGGGTAATATCTGGATGATCAACAAAGATTCGACCAGGCCCGGCTCCGAATTCCGTTTCGATAAGCTGTATAAAGACCTGGCCATTGGCACAGGCGTGGGCCTGCGCCTGGATTTCTCCTTCTTCCTGATCCGGCTTGACTGGGGCATCCCCGTGAAGGTACCTTACAATACCAATAATAAAAATGGCTGGTACCTCAGCGAATGGGATCTCTCCAGCAGTCAATGGCGCCGGAACAATATTATCTGGAATCTGGCTATTGGTTATCCGTTTTAG